One Lentibacillus cibarius DNA window includes the following coding sequences:
- a CDS encoding Na(+)/H(+) antiporter subunit C, translated as MEFIILILAGVLFATAIYNLLQKQLLRIIIGTVLLSHGAHLFILTMGKLKRGEPPILADGVSEYTDPLPQALILTSIVISFGITSLLLVLAYRTATENNTDNMEQLRGNDNE; from the coding sequence ATGGAATTCATCATTTTAATATTGGCTGGCGTATTATTTGCAACTGCCATTTATAACCTGCTGCAAAAACAGCTATTGCGTATCATCATTGGAACGGTTCTGCTGTCACATGGTGCCCACTTGTTTATCTTGACAATGGGAAAGTTGAAACGAGGTGAGCCGCCAATCCTGGCAGATGGTGTTTCCGAGTACACCGATCCACTGCCACAGGCGCTGATCCTAACATCGATTGTAATCAGCTTCGGGATTACCAGCCTGCTTCTGGTACTTGCGTATCGGACGGCAACCGAAAATAACACAGATAATATGGAACAATTGAGGGGTAACGATAATGAATAA
- a CDS encoding Na+/H+ antiporter subunit D, which yields MNNLAVLPIIIPLVSGIILAFFPKKLNLVRPLSKIFMLINLVIAGYLLWTVFSEGSVILETGGWKAPYGIVLVADKLATLLVFTTNIIAAACALYAPYSLSDRKEQYYFYSFFFFLITGVSGAFLTGDLFNMFVFFEVLLMASYALIVLGGDKVQLRESIKYVFINLFSSMLFVTAVAFIYGALGTVNIAQIAERVQEVDQQGILTTVGILLFFVFAVKAALFPLYYWMPNSYAVPNPVISALFGALLTKVGIYSIIRVFSLIFVHKIEVTHGMFIWIAGLSMIFGIIGAISTNNIKLIIAYNIIPAIGFILMGIGVFNQSSVSGSIYYLVHDMLIKGSLFMLAGTIAYAAGTSDLRKFSGLIHYYPFIGWLLFSSGFILAGIPPFSGFIGKLLLLKGALANKDIAIVIIGLLSSLLILYSIMKIFINGFWGEKDETIKPVSLKGRIAPIVMLLALSVFMGIGAEFIYPFVESISTDLIQPEVYIDAVLKE from the coding sequence ATGAATAATCTTGCAGTACTGCCAATCATCATACCATTAGTTTCGGGCATCATTCTTGCATTCTTTCCGAAGAAACTGAATTTAGTGCGTCCACTGTCCAAAATCTTCATGCTAATTAATTTAGTTATTGCTGGGTATTTGCTTTGGACGGTCTTCTCGGAAGGTTCCGTCATTCTCGAAACCGGTGGCTGGAAAGCGCCGTATGGTATTGTTCTGGTAGCCGATAAACTTGCGACACTTCTAGTTTTCACAACAAACATTATTGCAGCGGCTTGTGCCCTTTATGCTCCTTACTCGCTTTCAGACAGGAAAGAACAATATTATTTTTACTCGTTCTTTTTCTTTTTGATTACCGGCGTGTCCGGAGCTTTTCTGACCGGAGACTTATTTAACATGTTTGTTTTCTTCGAGGTTCTGCTAATGGCTTCTTATGCGCTCATCGTTTTGGGCGGGGATAAAGTGCAACTGCGTGAATCAATTAAATATGTATTTATTAATTTGTTCTCGTCTATGCTGTTTGTGACAGCTGTTGCCTTTATTTATGGTGCACTTGGAACCGTTAATATAGCCCAGATTGCTGAACGTGTACAGGAAGTTGATCAACAGGGAATCCTGACCACCGTTGGCATACTTCTATTTTTTGTCTTTGCTGTAAAGGCAGCGCTGTTTCCTTTATATTATTGGATGCCGAATTCTTATGCTGTACCTAACCCGGTCATTTCAGCATTATTCGGGGCTCTTTTGACCAAGGTCGGGATTTATTCGATTATTCGAGTTTTCTCATTGATCTTTGTACATAAAATCGAAGTGACACACGGTATGTTCATCTGGATTGCCGGGCTATCCATGATCTTTGGTATCATTGGCGCAATATCTACCAATAATATTAAATTAATTATCGCTTATAATATTATTCCCGCAATTGGATTCATTCTGATGGGGATTGGCGTATTCAATCAATCTTCCGTAAGTGGATCTATATACTACCTGGTCCATGATATGCTAATTAAAGGAAGTTTATTTATGTTAGCTGGTACGATTGCCTATGCCGCTGGTACTTCAGATTTACGTAAATTCAGCGGGCTAATTCATTATTATCCATTTATTGGCTGGCTTTTATTTTCATCAGGTTTTATCCTTGCCGGTATTCCGCCATTCAGTGGTTTTATCGGTAAACTGCTACTCTTAAAAGGTGCGCTTGCCAATAAAGATATAGCAATTGTAATTATTGGATTGCTTTCAAGTTTGCTGATTCTCTATTCCATTATGAAAATTTTCATTAATGGATTTTGGGGTGAAAAAGACGAAACAATCAAACCCGTATCATTAAAGGGACGTATTGCCCCTATCGTTATGTTGTTGGCATTATCGGTATTTATGGGGATCGGGGCAGAATTCATCTATCCATTTGTTGAATCGATATCCACCGATTTGATTCAACCTGAAGTATATATTGACGCTGTGCTGAAGGAGTAA
- a CDS encoding Na+/H+ antiporter subunit E, which yields MAFQIVINLIIAVMWMFLSESYTTSSFIAGYMLGILLLLLLNRFIPDRFYLKRVWKIMKLFLLFIRELISSNIDIVKLVYKRNPEFEPGIFAMQTDLKSDWQITLLANLISLTPGTLSIAVSDDNTYLYIHAMDIDDINDSIRDIKNTFEKAISEVTK from the coding sequence ATGGCCTTTCAAATTGTTATCAACTTGATTATAGCAGTTATGTGGATGTTTTTAAGTGAGAGTTATACCACATCAAGTTTCATTGCGGGATACATGCTGGGCATCCTTTTGCTGCTTCTATTGAACCGATTCATTCCGGATAGGTTTTATTTAAAGCGTGTCTGGAAAATAATGAAATTATTTCTGCTGTTCATTAGAGAATTGATTTCATCAAACATTGATATTGTCAAACTTGTATATAAACGAAACCCTGAATTTGAACCAGGAATTTTCGCCATGCAAACTGATTTAAAAAGTGATTGGCAAATCACCCTGCTGGCCAACCTGATATCACTTACACCGGGGACATTGTCAATTGCCGTATCAGACGATAACACCTATCTGTACATCCACGCTATGGACATTGATGATATAAATGATTCCATACGGGATATCAAAAATACATTTGAAAAAGCCATTTCAGAGGTGACAAAATGA
- a CDS encoding Na(+)/H(+) antiporter subunit F1, with product MNNLLAVTETILLFTTIISLIGISISLLLLLYRIITGPTNADRAVALDSIGMNLMGVAALMAILVVTTKFNDVILLIGILLFIGTIAVAKYLEKGVIIDRNMD from the coding sequence ATGAACAATCTTCTTGCTGTAACCGAAACGATTTTGCTTTTTACAACAATAATCAGTCTGATAGGGATCTCCATCTCGTTGCTTTTGCTGCTGTACCGGATTATCACCGGGCCAACTAATGCGGACCGTGCAGTAGCACTTGATTCAATTGGCATGAATCTGATGGGAGTTGCTGCATTAATGGCCATACTAGTCGTTACGACGAAATTTAACGATGTTATTTTGCTGATCGGAATCCTGTTGTTTATCGGAACCATAGCAGTTGCTAAATATCTTGAAAAGGGTGTTATCATTGATAGAAACATGGATTGA
- the mnhG gene encoding monovalent cation/H(+) antiporter subunit G, producing MIETWIELILNMIIAFFLLSGTFFILSSSIGIVRFPDVYTRLHAATKASTLGIAGLLIGAFLFMYVSHGIASGKLLLAIIFTLLTAPVSGHMISRAAHRNGVKPILKNRTDEYEASIQKYVQKQK from the coding sequence TTGATAGAAACATGGATTGAGCTTATATTAAACATGATCATTGCCTTCTTTTTACTGTCTGGCACATTTTTCATCCTGTCAAGTTCTATTGGCATTGTCCGGTTCCCTGATGTTTATACCCGATTACATGCAGCTACAAAGGCTTCGACGCTTGGAATAGCCGGTTTATTGATTGGTGCGTTTTTATTTATGTATGTATCGCATGGGATCGCCAGCGGCAAATTATTGCTTGCTATTATCTTCACTCTCCTAACCGCCCCTGTTTCTGGACATATGATTTCACGGGCGGCCCATCGTAATGGGGTCAAACCAATCTTAAAAAACCGTACAGATGAATATGAAGCATCTATACAAAAATACGTGCAAAAACAAAAGTGA
- the sigK gene encoding RNA polymerase sporulation sigma factor SigK, translating into MSGVLSFLALLIKEALFFVSYVKNHAFPQPLPPEEEKKYIKQMQDGDEDARNKLIEHNLRLVAHIVKKFENTGEDMEDLISIGTIGLIKGIESYSADKGTKLATYAARCIENEILMHLRSLKKVKKDVSLHDPIGQDKEGNEISLMDILEAENQNIIEYIQLNMEIEKMNEYLAILDSREKEVVVYRYGLNNYKEMTQREIAKMLDISRSYVSRIEKRALMKVFHEYYRKEKERE; encoded by the coding sequence TTGTCAGGTGTTTTAAGCTTTCTGGCCTTACTTATCAAGGAAGCACTCTTTTTTGTCTCCTATGTCAAAAACCACGCATTTCCACAACCGCTGCCACCCGAAGAAGAAAAAAAATACATTAAACAAATGCAGGATGGTGATGAAGATGCCAGGAACAAACTAATTGAACATAATTTACGGTTAGTTGCACACATTGTAAAAAAATTCGAAAATACCGGGGAGGATATGGAGGATCTAATATCCATAGGTACCATTGGGTTAATAAAAGGAATTGAAAGCTATTCGGCGGATAAAGGAACAAAACTGGCAACCTATGCTGCCCGATGCATCGAAAATGAAATTCTAATGCATTTACGGTCCCTGAAAAAAGTAAAGAAAGATGTTTCTCTTCACGATCCAATTGGTCAAGACAAAGAAGGCAATGAAATCAGCCTGATGGATATTCTAGAAGCAGAAAACCAAAACATCATTGAGTACATCCAGTTGAACATGGAGATTGAAAAAATGAATGAATACTTGGCTATTCTTGACAGCAGAGAAAAAGAAGTTGTCGTGTATCGTTATGGGCTGAACAATTATAAAGAAATGACACAGCGTGAAATTGCAAAAATGCTTGATATTTCACGGAGCTATGTATCTCGAATCGAAAAAAGAGCACTTATGAAGGTGTTTCACGAATATTACCGAAAAGAAAAAGAGAGGGAATGA
- the betA gene encoding choline dehydrogenase → MNQTYDYVIIGGGSAGSVLGNRLSQDKSSSVLVLEAGRRDYFWDLFIQMPAALMFPSGNSFYDWVYSTDEEPYMNGRRVAHARGKVLGGSSSINGMIYQRGNPLDYERWGSDPGMETWDYAHCLPYFKRLETAFGADPSDEHRGHHGPVKLKRGPATNPLFQAFFDAAVEAGYSRTPDVNGFRQEGFGPFDSQVHNGRRVSASRAYLRPAMRRKNLTVETRAFVTNINFDGTKATGLTYQKNGKTYVVHAGEVILAGGAFNTPQLLQLSGVGDADHLRSLGIDPIVDLPGVGENLEDHLEVYIQHACPQPVSEQPSLNKAKMPWIGLQWLLGRTGPAASNHFEGGGFVRSNEEVDYPNLMFHFLPLAVRYDGQKADTEHGFQVHVGPMYSNSRGSLKIRSRDPFQHPSIVFNYLSTEKDRREWIEAIRVSREILSQPAIAPYSTGEISPGPSVQTDEEILEWVANDAETALHPSCTAKMGPASDPMAVVDPLTMKVHGLDNVRVVDASAMPHTTNGNIHAPVLMLAEKAADIIRGQKPMKPEYIDYYRHGVHPKDAGTVEK, encoded by the coding sequence ATGAATCAAACATACGACTATGTAATCATTGGTGGCGGCAGTGCAGGTTCTGTACTTGGCAACCGTCTAAGTCAAGATAAATCAAGCAGTGTTCTTGTTCTGGAAGCAGGGCGTCGCGATTATTTTTGGGATTTGTTTATTCAAATGCCAGCAGCTTTGATGTTCCCATCAGGTAACAGCTTCTATGACTGGGTCTATTCCACGGATGAAGAGCCTTATATGAATGGACGGCGTGTTGCTCATGCCCGGGGGAAAGTACTCGGCGGATCGAGTTCTATCAATGGCATGATTTATCAGCGCGGCAACCCTTTGGACTATGAACGGTGGGGATCTGACCCAGGTATGGAAACGTGGGATTATGCCCATTGTCTCCCGTACTTTAAGCGACTGGAAACGGCCTTTGGTGCAGACCCATCGGATGAACACCGTGGCCACCATGGTCCAGTTAAATTAAAACGCGGGCCTGCAACGAATCCTTTATTTCAAGCCTTTTTTGACGCAGCTGTAGAGGCTGGTTACTCGAGAACACCTGATGTAAATGGTTTTCGTCAAGAAGGATTTGGCCCATTTGACAGCCAGGTGCATAACGGAAGACGGGTTTCTGCTTCACGCGCCTATTTGCGTCCTGCGATGCGGCGCAAGAACCTGACAGTTGAGACACGGGCATTTGTTACGAACATCAATTTTGACGGTACAAAAGCTACAGGCTTAACCTATCAAAAGAATGGAAAAACCTATGTTGTTCATGCGGGTGAAGTGATCCTTGCCGGTGGTGCATTCAATACACCGCAATTACTGCAGTTGTCCGGTGTTGGCGATGCTGATCATCTGCGCTCACTTGGCATTGACCCAATCGTTGACTTGCCGGGTGTGGGAGAAAATCTTGAAGATCATCTGGAAGTATATATTCAACACGCTTGCCCGCAGCCGGTTTCGGAACAACCTAGCTTAAATAAAGCAAAAATGCCTTGGATCGGATTACAATGGCTACTTGGACGTACTGGCCCGGCAGCCTCGAACCACTTTGAAGGTGGTGGGTTCGTTCGCTCAAATGAAGAAGTGGATTATCCGAATCTGATGTTTCATTTCCTTCCATTGGCGGTCCGATATGATGGACAAAAAGCGGATACGGAACATGGATTTCAAGTACACGTAGGACCAATGTATTCCAACTCTAGAGGAAGCCTAAAAATCCGTTCACGTGATCCTTTTCAACATCCAAGTATCGTATTTAACTATCTATCTACCGAAAAGGATAGACGTGAGTGGATTGAAGCAATACGCGTTTCACGGGAAATCCTGTCGCAGCCAGCGATAGCACCATACAGTACAGGCGAAATTTCACCTGGTCCTTCTGTCCAAACGGATGAGGAAATTCTCGAATGGGTAGCAAATGACGCGGAAACGGCACTTCATCCATCCTGTACGGCGAAAATGGGGCCTGCCTCAGATCCTATGGCTGTCGTAGATCCGCTGACCATGAAAGTTCATGGCCTGGATAACGTACGGGTTGTGGATGCATCCGCTATGCCGCATACGACGAATGGAAATATCCATGCACCGGTGTTAATGCTGGCAGAAAAAGCAGCTGACATTATTCGTGGGCAAAAACCGATGAAGCCTGAGTATATAGACTATTACCGTCATGGCGTTCATCCAAAGGACGCAGGTACAGTAGAAAAGTAA
- the mtnN gene encoding 5'-methylthioadenosine/S-adenosylhomocysteine nucleosidase: MTIGIIGAMDEEITAVREKMTDITDEMVAGCLFIHGKLFGHDVVLLKSGIGKVNAAMAATIMHEQFHPTYVINTGSAGGFSKELDVGDVVISTDIVHHDVDATAFDYAYGQVPGMPAMYSADAVLIEKAQQVIQRLGLNWQKGIIATGDSFMSDATRVSYVREKFPSMIAAEMEAAAIAQVCYQYETPFIVIRALSDIAGKDSSTSFDEFLETAAQNAGTLIMDMVKSI; encoded by the coding sequence ATGACTATAGGGATCATTGGAGCAATGGATGAGGAAATCACTGCAGTAAGAGAGAAGATGACAGATATTACTGATGAAATGGTTGCTGGCTGTCTGTTTATTCACGGCAAGCTTTTTGGACATGATGTTGTATTATTAAAATCAGGAATTGGAAAAGTTAATGCAGCAATGGCAGCAACCATCATGCATGAACAGTTTCATCCTACATATGTCATTAATACCGGATCAGCTGGTGGATTTAGCAAGGAATTGGATGTTGGCGATGTTGTCATTTCGACTGATATTGTTCACCATGATGTTGATGCTACTGCTTTTGACTATGCGTACGGGCAGGTTCCTGGTATGCCGGCGATGTACAGTGCTGATGCTGTGTTGATTGAAAAGGCACAACAGGTAATACAACGGCTCGGACTCAACTGGCAGAAAGGGATTATTGCAACAGGCGATTCATTCATGTCGGATGCTACTCGCGTTTCCTACGTCCGCGAAAAATTCCCATCAATGATTGCTGCAGAAATGGAAGCTGCTGCTATAGCACAAGTGTGTTATCAATATGAGACACCATTTATTGTTATCAGAGCCTTATCGGATATCGCAGGCAAAGATTCTTCCACCTCTTTTGACGAATTTCTGGAAACTGCAGCTCAAAATGCGGGAACACTGATTATGGATATGGTTAAATCAATATAG
- a CDS encoding YrrS family protein, translating into MSDHNELSRVNKYEKRRKNTKSLSVFIVLGSILVIALVLLFIFGGDDQTDSASNDQKETEQDPQASSKENESDNSSSDDVDKPGNKGAEHESAQDNGEDNSEDTGSSERIATEKVEPSDDNVIEAYKGDWKPVDTEQSEPHTINFDEGSQDREEMRQAVTTATHLNEDKFVMWWIARNGEQKAIATVSSEDESDIYRVYLSWVSNQGWKPTKVERLKENDQKWRFE; encoded by the coding sequence ATGTCTGATCATAATGAATTATCAAGAGTAAATAAATATGAGAAAAGAAGAAAAAATACCAAGTCTCTGTCTGTCTTCATCGTACTAGGAAGTATATTGGTAATCGCACTAGTGCTTCTCTTTATTTTTGGGGGAGATGACCAAACAGACTCTGCATCCAATGACCAAAAGGAAACAGAACAGGATCCCCAAGCATCCAGTAAAGAAAACGAATCTGATAATAGTAGCAGTGACGATGTGGACAAGCCGGGGAACAAAGGCGCCGAGCATGAGTCTGCGCAAGATAATGGAGAAGATAACTCAGAGGACACGGGTTCCAGTGAGCGTATAGCCACAGAGAAGGTTGAGCCTTCTGACGATAATGTCATTGAGGCTTACAAAGGTGATTGGAAACCGGTTGATACCGAACAATCTGAACCCCACACCATCAATTTTGATGAAGGATCGCAGGACAGAGAAGAAATGCGCCAAGCTGTTACGACAGCAACGCACCTAAATGAGGATAAATTCGTCATGTGGTGGATTGCCAGAAACGGTGAGCAAAAAGCAATCGCTACTGTTTCCAGCGAGGATGAATCAGATATTTATCGTGTTTATCTTTCATGGGTCAGCAACCAAGGATGGAAGCCGACCAAGGTTGAACGGTTAAAAGAGAATGATCAGAAATGGCGCTTTGAATGA
- the greA gene encoding transcription elongation factor GreA, producing the protein MATEKSFYMTQEGKEKLEEELHYLKTERRKEVVERIKVARSFGDLSENSEYDAAKDDQAFVESRISQVEQMIRNAVIIENDNEDPDVVSLGKTVTFKELPDGDTETYTIVGSAEADPFEGKISNDSPMAKSLIGQEIGAEVSVATPGGDLFVRIENVE; encoded by the coding sequence ATGGCAACAGAGAAAAGCTTTTACATGACCCAAGAGGGGAAAGAAAAATTGGAAGAGGAATTGCATTATTTGAAAACAGAACGAAGAAAAGAAGTTGTGGAGCGAATCAAGGTTGCACGTAGCTTTGGGGACCTTTCCGAGAACTCCGAATATGATGCCGCTAAAGATGACCAAGCATTTGTAGAATCACGTATTTCCCAAGTGGAACAGATGATTCGGAATGCAGTTATTATAGAAAACGATAACGAGGATCCTGATGTCGTTTCACTAGGCAAGACGGTGACCTTTAAAGAATTGCCTGATGGAGATACAGAAACGTATACGATTGTTGGCAGTGCCGAAGCAGATCCTTTTGAAGGGAAAATATCAAATGATTCACCAATGGCCAAAAGTCTGATTGGTCAAGAAATTGGTGCAGAAGTTTCTGTGGCGACACCAGGCGGCGACTTATTTGTGCGAATTGAAAATGTTGAATAA
- the udk gene encoding uridine kinase encodes MSEKPVVIGVAGGSGSGKTTVTRSICQRFQDKTILVIEQDYYYKDQSHLPFEERLNTNYDHPLAFDNELLVQHIHKLVNQQPIQKPVYDYKMHTRSNEIITVEPKEVIILEGILILEDPRLVDLMDIKVFVDTDADIRIIRRLMRDIKERGRTLDSVIDQYENNVRPMHLQFVEPTKRYADIIIPEGGQNHVAIDLMATKVEKILSRNQENNI; translated from the coding sequence ATGTCCGAAAAACCAGTTGTTATTGGCGTTGCAGGAGGCAGCGGCAGTGGCAAGACAACCGTAACACGCTCGATATGCCAGCGTTTTCAGGATAAAACAATCCTCGTCATTGAGCAGGATTATTATTATAAAGATCAAAGCCACTTGCCGTTTGAGGAGCGATTGAATACTAATTATGATCATCCTTTGGCTTTTGACAATGAGTTATTGGTACAGCATATTCATAAGCTGGTTAACCAACAGCCTATTCAGAAACCTGTATATGACTATAAAATGCATACAAGATCAAATGAGATAATCACTGTAGAGCCAAAAGAGGTAATTATTCTAGAGGGGATTTTAATACTTGAGGATCCACGTCTTGTTGATCTCATGGATATCAAAGTATTTGTTGATACTGATGCAGATATCCGCATCATTCGTAGACTTATGCGTGATATAAAAGAACGGGGCAGAACGCTTGATTCTGTTATTGATCAATATGAAAATAATGTACGGCCGATGCATCTGCAATTTGTTGAACCAACAAAGCGCTATGCAGATATTATTATACCGGAAGGCGGCCAAAACCATGTGGCAATAGACCTTATGGCGACAAAGGTTGAGAAGATTCTGTCTCGGAATCAGGAAAACAACATTTGA
- a CDS encoding O-methyltransferase, which yields MNDTLTDYLMKSLPSEADWVKDLEQKARNDQIPIMDPLGMNLVMQLIRLTKPERILEIGTAVGYSALRMAEANSNASIVSIERDEQRYRQAVANIREMDKLHIIDVICGDATEELPKLTGNKFDMVLIDAAKGAYKEFFELSVPLLSNDGFVVTDNVLFKGFVADTEKQHPRYQKIAAKIRAYNDWLVKHPDFTTTIVPIGDGIAISKKI from the coding sequence ATGAATGATACGCTGACAGACTATTTGATGAAGTCACTTCCATCTGAGGCGGATTGGGTGAAAGATTTGGAACAGAAGGCGAGAAATGACCAGATTCCAATTATGGACCCACTTGGGATGAACTTAGTCATGCAATTAATCCGTCTGACAAAACCGGAGCGAATATTGGAAATAGGTACTGCTGTTGGATACTCGGCCTTGCGTATGGCAGAGGCCAATAGTAATGCTTCGATTGTCTCGATTGAACGAGATGAACAACGATATAGGCAGGCAGTTGCAAATATTCGCGAAATGGATAAACTCCATATAATTGATGTAATCTGCGGGGATGCAACGGAAGAACTTCCAAAGCTGACCGGTAACAAATTTGACATGGTGCTGATTGATGCCGCTAAAGGCGCGTATAAGGAATTTTTTGAGCTGTCAGTGCCGTTGCTGTCGAACGATGGCTTTGTGGTGACTGATAATGTTTTATTTAAAGGATTTGTAGCAGATACCGAGAAACAGCATCCAAGATATCAAAAAATCGCCGCTAAGATTCGTGCGTATAACGACTGGCTTGTAAAACACCCGGATTTCACAACAACGATTGTACCCATCGGGGATGGAATAGCGATCAGCAAAAAAATATAG
- the mltG gene encoding endolytic transglycosylase MltG has product MSKKKTPGDYEDHLTKRNEDAKIVRRIASVIIISLVLIFIVGGISGFLYIKSALQPVNPDSKEDVTIEIPLGSSTSEIARVLEENGIIKDSTIFRFYIKFKNESDFQAGEYTLSPSMEIDELIQALQKGKVLEEPEYTVTIPEGKTIKEMASIYAAALPFKEKAFLNQVNDPQYIETLINTYPDILSNSILNPEIRTPLEGYLFAATYHFYSKQPSVEKVINKMLKKTVEVVTPYLDEIASQDLTVHEALTMASLVENEASSQKQRKKIAGVFFNRLEEGMPLQTDPTVLYALGKHKKKVLLKDLEVESPYNTYHVNTLPVGPISNFAKTSLQATINPEESAYKYFLHDDKGNIHYAETVEKHRQLKAKYID; this is encoded by the coding sequence ATGTCCAAAAAGAAGACACCGGGAGACTATGAGGACCATCTGACTAAGCGTAATGAAGATGCCAAAATAGTACGGCGAATCGCTTCAGTCATTATCATTTCATTGGTGCTTATTTTCATCGTTGGTGGTATCTCCGGATTTCTGTACATAAAATCTGCATTACAGCCTGTCAACCCTGATAGCAAGGAAGATGTTACAATTGAAATTCCCTTGGGTTCTTCTACATCCGAGATTGCGAGGGTTCTTGAAGAAAATGGAATTATCAAAGACAGTACGATTTTTCGTTTTTATATAAAGTTTAAAAATGAATCCGACTTTCAAGCAGGTGAATATACACTTTCACCCTCAATGGAAATAGACGAACTGATTCAGGCGCTGCAAAAAGGAAAAGTGCTTGAAGAACCGGAATATACTGTCACAATTCCTGAAGGGAAGACAATTAAGGAAATGGCGTCCATCTATGCGGCTGCATTACCTTTCAAGGAAAAGGCGTTTTTAAATCAAGTAAATGACCCGCAATATATAGAGACGCTGATTAATACGTATCCAGATATTTTGTCAAACAGTATTTTGAATCCGGAAATAAGGACACCGCTAGAAGGATACTTATTTGCGGCGACTTATCATTTTTACAGCAAGCAACCGAGTGTTGAAAAAGTCATTAATAAGATGCTTAAAAAAACGGTTGAGGTGGTCACACCATATCTGGATGAAATTGCCTCACAGGACTTAACCGTACATGAGGCATTGACGATGGCTTCACTCGTCGAAAATGAGGCCAGTTCACAAAAACAGCGGAAAAAAATTGCCGGTGTATTCTTTAATAGGTTGGAGGAAGGCATGCCGCTACAGACAGATCCGACTGTTCTTTACGCACTAGGCAAGCATAAAAAGAAAGTATTGTTAAAAGATCTAGAAGTGGAATCACCGTATAATACGTACCATGTTAATACACTTCCGGTTGGACCAATATCCAACTTTGCCAAAACGTCATTGCAGGCAACCATCAACCCGGAAGAATCCGCCTATAAATATTTCCTTCATGACGACAAAGGGAATATTCATTATGCTGAAACGGTTGAGAAACACAGACAGTTAAAAGCAAAGTATATCGACTAA
- a CDS encoding DUF1292 domain-containing protein — translation MALEKKERIIIPDENGEEHLFEVLFTFEVDKTGHSYIAVVPVDQQDNEEVEVYAFRYEEQEKEDDDLSLFPIESEEEWEMVEEMLNTLVDEDNDDQ, via the coding sequence ATGGCATTAGAAAAAAAAGAACGGATTATTATACCAGATGAAAACGGAGAAGAACATCTGTTTGAAGTATTATTCACGTTCGAAGTTGATAAAACTGGACACTCATATATTGCAGTCGTCCCGGTTGACCAACAGGATAACGAGGAAGTTGAAGTCTACGCGTTCCGGTATGAGGAACAGGAAAAGGAAGACGATGATCTTTCCCTATTCCCGATAGAATCAGAAGAGGAATGGGAAATGGTTGAGGAGATGCTGAACACCCTGGTTGACGAGGATAATGATGACCAGTAA
- the ruvX gene encoding Holliday junction resolvase RuvX, whose amino-acid sequence MKTIGLDVGSKTIGVAVSDALGWTAQGIKTIKWDEQDIFSADTELREIIDEHEIGKAVIGFPKNMNGTVGERGKASQAYARHMEEVHDIPTVLWDERLSTVAAERVLLEADMSRKKRKKVIDKMAAVMILQGYLDQENQKGV is encoded by the coding sequence ATGAAAACAATTGGTCTGGACGTAGGATCCAAAACAATCGGAGTGGCTGTTAGTGATGCTTTAGGCTGGACAGCCCAAGGGATCAAAACAATTAAATGGGACGAGCAAGATATTTTTTCCGCAGATACTGAGCTGCGGGAGATAATAGACGAACACGAAATCGGGAAGGCTGTTATTGGATTCCCAAAAAATATGAATGGAACAGTTGGGGAACGTGGGAAAGCCTCTCAAGCGTATGCCCGGCATATGGAAGAGGTTCATGACATCCCCACCGTTCTGTGGGATGAACGGTTATCGACCGTTGCTGCGGAACGTGTCTTGCTCGAAGCAGACATGAGCCGAAAAAAAAGAAAAAAAGTGATAGATAAAATGGCGGCTGTGATGATTTTACAGGGCTATCTTGATCAGGAAAATCAAAAAGGAGTGTAG